The following coding sequences lie in one Desulforegula conservatrix Mb1Pa genomic window:
- a CDS encoding transposase — PHVTGGGKAAVEHPSFKWVNIILGNLKNALKGTYHAINRKHVPRYLAEFQYRFNRRYDLPSMIHRLIYVALRTPPMPSTMLSMAEAEW; from the coding sequence AACCCCATGTTACTGGAGGTGGTAAAGCAGCTGTAGAGCATCCATCCTTCAAATGGGTCAATATAATACTTGGTAACTTAAAAAATGCGCTCAAAGGTACTTATCATGCAATTAATCGCAAGCATGTTCCGCGGTACCTGGCAGAATTTCAGTACAGATTCAATCGCCGATATGATCTGCCGTCCATGATTCACAGACTGATTTATGTTGCTCTTAGGACTCCACCCATGCCATCAACCATGCTTTCTATGGCTGAAGCAGAGTGGTAA